The following proteins are co-located in the Macaca thibetana thibetana isolate TM-01 chromosome 6, ASM2454274v1, whole genome shotgun sequence genome:
- the IL17B gene encoding interleukin-17B, translating to MDWPHNLLFLLTISIFLGLGQPRSTKSKRKGQGRSGPLAPGPHQVPLDLVSRVKPYARMEEYERNIEEMVAQLRNSSELAKRKCEVNLQLWMSNKRSLSPWGYSINHDPSRIPADLPEARCLCLGCVNPFTMQEDRSMVSVPVFSQVPVRRRLCPPPPRTGPCRQRAVMETIAVGCTCIF from the exons ATGGACTGGCCTCACAACCTG CTGTTCCTTCTTACCATTTCCATCTTCCTGGGGCTGGGCCAGCCCAGGAGCACCAAAAGCAAGAGGAAGGGGCAAGGGCGGTCTGGGCCGCTGGCCCCTGGCCCTCACCAGGTGCCACTGGACCTGGTGTCACGGGTGAAACCGTACGCCCGCATGGAAGAGTATGAGAGGAACATTGAGGAGATGGTGGCCCAGCTGAGGAACAGCTCGGAGCTGGCCAAGAGGAAGTGTGAGGTCAACTTGCAGCTGTGGATGTCCAACAAGAGGAGCCTGTCTCCCTGGGGTTACAG CATCAACCACGACCCCAGCCGTATTCCCGCAGACCTGCCGGAGGCACGGTGCCTGTGTCTGGGCTGTGTGAACCCCTTCACCATGCAGGAGGACCGCAGCATGGTAAGCGTGCCGGTGTTCAGCCAGGTGCCTGTGCGCCGCCGCCTCTGCCCGCCACCGCCCCGCACAGGGCCTTGCCGCCAGCGTGCGGTCATGGAGACCATCGCCGTGGGCTGCACCTGCATCTTCTGA